The DNA window GGGTTGTCGAGTTCCATGATGATGCGCCCCGTCGGCTCGTCGATCACCGACCACAGCGACGGGAACGCCACCATGTGGCTGCCGGGAAAGCTGCTCATCGTCCGGCTGATCCACGCACGGACCTCGTCGCGGCCGTGCATGGTGCCCGCCGCGTGCTCGATGTACAGGACGTCGGGTGTGTAGTGCTGGACCCACGCGTCCCAGTCCTGCGATCGCGCCGCCGCATCGACGGTCGCTTCGAATTCTTCGAAGGCGGCGGCCAGTTCGCTACGGGAGAACTTCGGCGTGCTCATGATTTCGCGGCCCGTTGCAACTCATCGGCGGAGTGTAGCCTGGCGTCATTGTTGCCGGTTAGGAGGACGAACGATGACCAACCAGAAAGCAATTCTGGCCGGCGGCTGCTTTTGGGGAATGCAGGAACTGATCCGCAAGCAGCCGGGCGTGGTGTCCACCCGGGTCGGTTACACCGGCGGTGAGGTCCCTAACGCGACCTATCGCAACCACGGCACGCACGCCGAAGCCATCGAGATCGTCTATGACCCGACGCTCACCGATTACCGCACGATGCTGGAGTTCTTCTTCCAGATTCACGATCCGACAACGAAAGACCGGCAGGGCAACGACCGGGGACCCAGTTACCGGTCGGCCATTTTCTACCTCGACGATGAGCAGAAGCGGATCGCGCTGGACACCATCGCCGATGTCGAGGCGTCCGGGCTGTGGCCGGGCAAGGTGGTGACCGAGGTCAGTCCGGCCGGCGACTTCTGGGAAGCCGAGCCCGAACATCAGGACTACCTGCAGCACTATCCCAACGGATACACCTGCCACTACATCCGCCCCGGCTGGAAGCTGCCGCGCCGCGCCACCGCGGACCAGTAGTAGGAGTCGGGTCCGGCGCCCTTCCGGCGCTGTGCGGCGCCACCGTTAACGGGGCGCAACGATGTCGCTCACAACATCGACATCGCGGTCCAGCAGGCGCAAGATCTAACGCGAGTGCGCGCCATCGTGGGTGCGCTTTTCATATGCGTGAAAAGTCCGCTCGCGAAGGGAACTTGGGCTCATGTCGTCTTCACCTACCGTCTGGGATGTCACCTACGACCTGCTGCGCTCGTTGGGGTTGACGACGGTGTTCGGCAATCCGGGATCGACCGAGCAGACGTTCCTGAAGAACTTTCCCGACGACTTCAGCTACGTGCTGGGACTGCAGGAGGCGTCGGTGCTGGCCATGGCGGACGGTTTCGCACAGTCCACCGGCAAGCCCGCCCTGGTGAACCTGCACACCGCGGCGGGCACCGGTAACGCCATGGGGAGCCTTATCGCGGCGTACAAGAGCAACACCCCGCTGATCGTCACGGCGGGTCAGCAAACTCGCGAAATGGTGCTCTGCGAGCCATATCTGACCAACACCAGCGAGACCCAGCTGCCACTGCCGTGGGTGAAGTGGGCGTATCAGCCCGCCCGTGCCGAGGACGTGCCGGCGGCGTTCATGCGGGCCTACACCCTCGCGGTGCAGCCGCCGTCGGGCCCGGTGTATCTGTCCATCCCGCTTGACGACTGGGAGAAGCCGGCGCTCGGTCCGGCCGTGATCCGCACAGCAAGTCAGCGCTGTGCGCCGGAAGCCGCTCGCCTCAGGACTTTCGCCGAGCGCATCAACCGGGCGCGGCGGCCGCTGCTGGTGTTCGGCCCCGAGGTCGATCGGGCCGGCGCCTGGGATGCCGCCGTTGTGTTCGCCGAGAAGGTCAACGCGCCTGTACATGCAAGCGCGCTGCCGGACCGATTGTCGTTCCCCGAGGATCATCCGCTGTATCAGGGCATGTTGCCGATGACCATCGCCGAGGTGACCGAGGTGTTGCGCGGGCATGACCTCGTGGTGGTCATCGGCGCGCAAGTGTTCCGCTACTACCCGTATGTGGCCGGGGACTACCTACCCGACGGCACCGACCTGTTGCACATCACCGCCGATCCGTGGCTGACGGGTGCCGCACCGGTGGGCGACAGCTTGTTGAGCGACACACGGCTTGCCCTGCAGGAGCTGACCCCGCTGATCGAAACCGGTTCGGGTAGGCCAACACCCAGCCCGCTGGACCGCACCCCGGGAACGGTGGAGCCGGCCGGCGCCCCGTTGACCCCGGCTCAGGTGTATTCCGCCTTGAACACGGTGAAGCCGCCTGGGGCGGCGCTGGTCAACGAATCGACGTCGACACTGGCCGAGCAGGCGCGCTGGCTGCCAACCGTGCGGTCGAACTCGTTCTTCGCCACCGGCAGCGGGGGGATCGGGTGGGGCGTACCGGGCGCGGTCGGCGTCGCGCTGGGCGACCGTGCCAGTGGCCGCAAGCGGGCCGTGGTGGCGACGATCGGCGACGGATCGTTTCAGTATTCCATTCAAGCGATCTGGACGGCGGCCCAGCACAAACTGCCGATTGTGTTCGTGGTGATGCGCAACGGCGAGTACGCCGTCTTGAAATCCTTTGCATTACTTGAAAAAACGCCAGGGGTACCGGGGTTAGACCTGCCCGGCCTGGATATCGAATCGCTGGCGACCGGCTTCGGCTGCCATGCTGTCACGGTGGGCGATACGGAGCAGTTGGTCAAGGAATTCGACGTTGCACTTTCTGCCGACGGACCCACCGTCATCGTGGTGCCCACGAAACCCCAAGTCGCGCATCTGGGCTGAGAAGCCGATGCGCGCGACTACAACGAATTGTCCTGGCGCTCCGGTGAACTCTTCGAAGCCATCCGGGCCGGGTCGATAACCGTCACCACGGGCGAACGTCAGCCCAACGATAATTGACCTCGGGCAAACGGCCGGCGCCTTGCACTACGCGAGGATCGCGATGACGGCGTCGCGGCCCGATCGCGGCCCGATCACCGTCTTCGACCGCGACGTCATGGCCATCACGGCCGTGGCCGCCCCCGAAGTGATGGACCGCGTCGCGGCCAACGTTCTCGGTGCGCTGGATGAATTGCCCGCGCACGAACGAGAAGCACTGCTCGACACGCTGGAGGCGTGGTTCGACCACGGGGGTTCGGCCGAGCGTGCCGCGCAGGCCCTGTATGTCCACCCCAATACGGTGCGCCAGCGGCTACGCAAGATCGAGCAGCGGACGGGACGCCCGGTTACCGAACCGCGTGCCGCCGCGGAATTGTGTGTTGCGTTGGAAACGACCCGGCGCACCGGCACGCCGCGAGGCGAAGGCTGACCTGGGTCAGGCTCAGCGCCGGTGCATCACAATCCGGCCGCCGTCCTTCGGCGTGAACGCCACCCCGCGGCAATGCCAATGCTCATCCGGTGCGTCTGTGGTTTCAATAGTGCAGTGGCGCAACACCGTTCGAAGCACCACATCCATCTCCATGTTGGCGAATGCCGCCCCGACACATCGGCGGGTCCCGCCGCCGAACGGCACCCAGGACAGCGCCGACGGTTTCGTTCCAATAAAGCGCTGGGGGTCGAAGCGCTTGGGATCGGGGAACAGCTCGGGGTTGTCGTGTAGTTGCGCGATGCCGACGATGATCGAATAACCGCGCGGAATCAGCCACTCGCCGAGTTGGAAGGTCTCTGGATAAACGTGGCGACCGGCGAAGTCGATCACCGTCCTCGCCCGCTGGACCTCCAGGATGGTCGCCTGGCGAAGCTCGCTGCCGCCGCTGTCGGCCTCCTCGACGAGTGCCCTCAGCAGGTCTGGGTGCCGGCTTATCCGCTCGAACGCCCAGCCCAACGTCGACGCGGTGGTTTCGTGCCCGGCCGCCAGCAGGGCGAGCAGCTCGTCACCAATGTCCTTCCGCGACATGGCCGAACCGTCGTCGTAGGTGCTGCGCAGCAGCAGGGCGAGCACGTCGGTCCGCTCGGCGAAATTGGGGTCCGCGCGCTCGGCCGCGATCAACGTGTCGATGACCTTGTCGTACTGACGCCGCCACTTGTCCAGGCGGGACCACGGGCTGAACCGGCCGTAATTCCGTTTCGGCTTCGGCAGCGACGCCAGACGCGAGCCCAGGGTGACCCAGGGCGGGATGAGCCGGCGCAGCTCGTCGAGTTCGGCGCCGTCGGCCCCGAAGACCGCGCGCAGGATGGCGTTCAGCGTGATCCGCATCATCGGTGGCAGCGTTGCGAAAGACTCGCCCTGCGGCCAGCCGGCGATCTCGCGCAGCGTCTCCTCTTCGATGATGCTCTCGTAGTTCTTCATGCTCTTGCCGTGAAACGGCGGCGCCAACAGCCGCCGCCGGCGGCGGTGTTCGTCGCCCTCGAGCCCGAATACCGAGCCGTAACCGAACAATCTGCTCAAATTGGGCTGGATGTTGCCTAGCTCGTCGGGGCTGGTGGTGAAGATCTGCTTGGCCAGCTCGGGGTCACTGACCGCAATGACGCGCCCCCACATCGGAAGCCGCAACGTGAAGACACTGCCATAGCGGCGCGACAGTCGTCGCATCATCGTGCGCCGCGACACCGCGAATCCAAGGCCCTGAAATACCTTGGGAATTCGGGCCGCCGGAGGCAACTTGACTGCGGCCGGCGGGGCGGTGACTTGTTGGCTCATGACGATGACTTCTCCCAACATATGGCCCGGCACCGGGGTGGTACGGCAATGTACCGCAGGTTCTTCCCGGCACGGTACTCTGAAGTACCAAGCCTGACAAGGTGCCGCACCCACCGAAAGGGGCGCCCGCGTGACACCAGCGGTGACAGCGACCGCCGCCGACGCGGTTGCGGATGACGCACCAGCCGAGCCGGATCCGTTTCGGCAACGGCTGCTCGACGGCCTCGCCACCTCGATCAGCGAGCGCGGCTATCGCGCCAGCACGGTCGCCGACGTCGTCCGCTACGCACGCACGTCCAAGCGCACCTTCTACGACCACTTCGCCGGCAAGGAAGAATGCTTCCTCGAACTACTGGCCGTCGACATCGAGAAACTGGGCGCGAAGATCACGGCCTCGGTCGATCCCGAGGCGGACTGGCACGTGCAGATCCGGCAGGCGGTCGAGGCCTACGTCGGATACATCGAGGCTCGGCCGGCCATTACGTTGAGCTGGATCCGTGAATTGCCCTCGCTGGGTGCGGCCGCTCGGCCCGTCCAGCGTCGCGGACTGCAGTTGCTGTCCAGCCTGCTGATCGACCTCAGCGCCAGTCCCGGGTTCCGGCGCGCAAAGCTGCCTCCGTTGACCCCGCCGTTGTCCGTGATCCTGTTGGGCGGTCTCCGGGAGCTGACCGCGCTTGCGGTCGAAGACGGGAAGCCGGTCCGAGAAATCGTGGAACCGGCCGTCGATGCGTCCTTAGCCCTGCTCGGGCCGCGGCACTAGCCCCTCGATCCCCGTAATCCGAAGGTGTCGCAAGCCATCCGGCCTGCGCCTGGCAGCGCTACGCTCTCCGCAGACCCCACCCGTTCCGACATGGAGGATCCTGCGATGCGGCTCTCGACCCGAAACCAGCTCAGGGGGACCATCACCGAGGTCGAACTCGGCACCGTGATGGCCGTTGTGAAGGTGACGCTTGACGGTGGCGATCAGGTCGTCACGTCGTCGGTGACCAAGGATGCGGCCGCCGACCTCGGACTCAAGGTGGGGCAACCGGCGACCGTGTTCATCAAGTCGACGGAAGTGACCATAGGCGTCGACTAGCTCAAAGTTTCAGAAACGCGCGCAATCGGTCCAGGACCAGGTCGGGCCGCTGGTCGACGATCCAATGGCCAACGCCGTCGACCAGCTCGACCTCGAAATCATTGATGTGATCGGCATATCCGTCGGTGAGATCGGGCGTAATCACCGGATCTTTGGTCCCCGTCAGCCAGCGGACCGGGACGTCGACCCGAGCACCGTCGTATTCGCCGCGCATCCATCGCCGCATCTCTTTGGTTTGGAAGCTGCGATACCACCGCGAACCGGCCTCCGCGTGGCCGGGCTGCTGCATGCACTCGAGGTACATGCGGGTGTCATCCTCAGGCAGGGTGTAACCACCGCCGACCCATGACCCGAGCATGCGGACGAACCGGGAGTTGGGATCGCTGATCACCCGCGGCCCGATGATCGGCAGCGAAATCGGGATCTGATACCAGAACCGCCAGATATTACGCAGCGTCGCAAGGCTCGGCTTCACCCACGGCGCAACGGTATTCACCCCGAAGAACCCGGTCACCTTCTCGGGATGGCGCAGCATCATGATGAACGCGACCGGCCCGCCCCAGTCGTGGGCCACCAGCTTGACCGTAGCGACGCCCAACCGCTCCAGCACCCCGGCCAGATCGTCGGCCATCTCATCCTTGGTGTAGCTCGAGCGCGGCGCCGAACTCCAACCCGAGCCGCGCAGGTCCGGACACAGCACCCGGTAGCCGTCGGTGGCCAGCGGCCCGATCAGCTCGTGCCATTCCCACCAGTTCTGCGGAAAGCCGTGCACCAGCATCACCGCCGGTCCGCTCGCCGGACCCGCGTCCGCGACATGGATCGTCACGCCGTCTCCCAGTTCGATGTATCTGTGTTCGACACCGTCGAGCTCGGGCATAGTGACCATGAATTGAGAACGTAGCGGCTCGGCAGTGGTTAGGCCAGGAACCGCTCGACATACGGCGCGAAGCGCTCCCGCAGGCTGTCCTCGTCCAGCCCGAACATCGCAGCGGACGACTCGACGTTGCCCAGTCGGCCGCGCCGGTGGCCCGACAGATAGTCGCCGATCGAACGGCGCGCCTCGTCGGTGAACGGTTCGCCGGCCAGGGCGTAGACCCGCTCGGCAACACCGAGTTCGTCGGCCATGAAGTCGTCGAACCGAACGTCGATCGAGCGTTCCGGTCCGATGGCGTCGCGGTCGCGGACGAGGGCGGTGAGCATCTGATCGAGACGATCGATCCATGAGTTGGCGATCTGTTCCACCGGCACCGGCGAGCGGTGCATGCGGGCGGAGTAGGTGATCATCGCGATCATCGACAGCGCCACCGGCACCGGGTCGCGGTGGGTGAACACGACGATGCTGTCGGGGAAGACCCGATCCAGCACCACGACCTGCTCGAGATGCTGGGGCGACTTGAGCAGCCAGCGCCGCCCGCCGCGCAGGAACTGCATCGCTTTGAGTTGCGTCGCGAGGTACTGGTAATGCGGCGTTTGGTCGTGCGCCTGGTAGTAGTCACGCCAGCGGGGCACATCGGCGAGGGTCTCCAGCAGCATCGTGGACACGTCATTGGCCAGCAGCTGGATCTCTTCGTGCACGTGATCGGTGGTCATCTCGTGCATGAGCGCGAAATGTGGCATCACCATGTTGATCACCCCGACCGCGACGTCCATCCGAGCGCGCCGCGGATCCGGTTCGACGCCAACCTCATTCGGCATCGGGAACGGCTCGGCACTTTCCCAGTACGGCATGGTGCGGAAGGTCGGCGGCGCGGCCAGCAGGTTGTGCAGGTGTGTGGTGCCGGTGCGGGGCAGTCCGGCGATGACCACCGGCGAGCGTAGTTCGATGTCGTTGATCTCGGGATGGCTGCGCAGTAGGTCCGTCAGCAGCAGCCTGTTCTTGAGCAGCTGCAGCAGTTGTCCGTAGAAGTTCACGACCCCGGCGTCGTGCAGTCCGTCGATCTCGCGTAACGCGGTGAGATAGACGTCGAGGCGTTCTCGGTAATCTTCGGGGCCGAAGTCGTGCAGATCGGTGTCGGCGCAGGCCTGCGCGTGCAGCGCGTCGGCATCCAGTGGGCACTGCGGGGCCATCGTGGCCATCATGTCGAGGATTTGCTGTCCCTCGGCGCTGAATCGGGGCCGGGCAAGGTCGTCGAGGCGAACGGTCACGGCGACTTATGTTACTCTGAGTTTCGTAATGGTAGTAGATTTTGGCCGGCCCCGTGATCCGCGCATCGATGGTGCGGTGTTGCGCGCCACCGTGGAGCTGCTCGCCGAAACGGGTTATTCCGCGCTGCTAGTCTCCGCCATTGCCCAACGAGCGGGCACCAGCAAGCCCGCGATCTATCGCCGCTGGCCGAGCAAGGCGCATCTGGTGCACGAAGCGGTGTTCCCGATCGGCGCCGCGACGGAGATCCCCGACACCGGATCGCTGCCCGAGGATTTGCATGAGATGGTCCGTCGCGCAATGGCTTTCCTGACGACACCGGCCGCCAGGGCGGCCTTGCCCGGGCTCGTCGGCGAGATGGCTGCCGATCCGACCTTGCATTCGGCGCTGCTGGAGCGCTTCGCCGGCATCATCGGCGGCGGCCTCGGCGAATTGCTGGAGCGGGCTAGCGCCCGCGGCGAGGTGCGCGCCGACGTGAGCGCCACGGAACTGACCGAGGCGATTGCGGGCATCACGCTGATCGGCCTGCTCACCCGCCCCGGCGAACTCGACGAAGCGTGGGTCGATCGCACCACCGGGTTGCTCCTGAAAGGAATCAGCGCATGACGCACCAATCGACGGACGCGTGGCAGGAATTGCTGAAAACGCTTGGCGAACTGGATCACTCGTTCCTCGAGGGCGACCGCGCCGTCACCGACGACCGGCACGTCGCCGACGGTTACCGCATGCTGGCCACCACGTTGGGCGTCGCGTTTGACACCTACCTGTTCCCCGAGCCCGGTCGCCCCCAGTTCGTCGCCGTCAACACCCCGTTCCGTCGCGATCGCCGGTGGGGCGGCGACAACACCGACGCGTACTACTTCATCTGCCCGGTCGATGAGAAGCGGCGGTACCGCATCAGCGGCAATAAGGGCGACAGCGTGTATTTTTCGGTGACGGCCTACAACGAACCCTCGCCCGGCGCCTGGTCCGATCGGGTCGTTTCGATCGTCCGCGATACCGATCTCGACATCGACGCCGACGGCAACTTCACCTTCGACTTCCCGGCGACGCCCGACGCCATGGTGCTGATGACCCGCGACTACCAGGCCAACCCACTGACCGGGCGCCCGGTGACGTGGCGGATCGAGGCGATCGACGAGCCAGACCCGATACGGCACGGCGACGCCGAAACCGCGGCGCGTCTGCGGGCCGCCGCCACCTGGTTGCGCACCATGTTCGCCATCGTGCCGTTAGCCGTCGCGGAGAGGGTCCGCGAGAAGAATGGGGCCGCGCACACCCTCGGACACGAAACCGCCCATGCCGCCAACGCATTCGCAGAGCCCTACCAGGTGCCAGACGCCAACTTCGGCTGGTCGGCGCGCGACGCCTGCTACTCCTACGGCAGTTTCGTGCTGGACGAGGACGAGGCGCTGGTCATCACGCACCGGCCGCCGTCGTGCCGATTCTGGAACCTGGTGGTGTGGAACCAGTTCATGGCGACTTTCGGCGCGGGCGATGCCCAGTGCTCCCTCAACGGCCACAGCGCCGTCGCCAACAGCGATGGCTCCGTGACGGTGGTCCTGTCCCCCGTCGAGACGGCCCACCCGAATTCGCTTACCACGCTGGGCTATCCGCGCGGCAACCTGGCATTCCGGTGGTTCCTCGCCGACGGCGTACCGCAGCGGCCGGACGTGAAACTCGTCAAGGCGGCTGACGCACCGACCGCGGTGACCTGAGTTGGATGGTGGCGACCCGCTTCACCCGGCTACGCCGCGCTCGCGATCGCCACTAGGTTTCGCGGACCAGCTCGATCGCCCGGCCCAACGTCTCCAGCTTGGCGTCCAGCGTGTCGCCCGCGGGATAAAGGCGCACGGTGTTCACCCCGGCATCGCGCCACACGGCAAGGCGCGCGGAGACCATCTCCACCGTCCCGATGAGCGTAGTGGCCAGCACCATGTCGTCGGTCACCAGGGCGGCCGCGCCGTCCCGGTCGCCGCGCTGCCAGCGCTCGCTGACCTCGGCGGCGACGTCCGCCCAGCCCTGTCGGCTGTAGGCCCGGTTGTAGAAATTCGTGCTCGACGATCCCATGCCGCCAAGACTGAAGGCCAGCTCTTTCTTGCGGCCCGCGACCATGCCCCGCAATTCGTCTTCGTCTGCGGCGAAAGCGACTTCGGCGCCCTGGCAGATGTCCATGTCGCCGCGGGTGCGGTTCGCGGCCGCCAGCCCGTCGTCGAGGTGGGCGAAGTAGGCGTCGCCGGCGCCTTCGGGAACAAAGCTGGTGCCCAGCCAGCCGTCGGCGACTCGTCCGGTCAGCCGCAACATCGCGGGTGACAGGGCGGCCAGGTACACCGGAATAGCGTGCTCGGCGCGGGTCGACAAACGCATCGGTACCGCCGCCCCGCCGGGCCGCGGAATTTCGAATTCGCTTCCCGCATACGAGATTTTCCCGCCCGTGAAGACGTGCCGCACGATGTCGACCGTTTCGGAGATGCGCGCCAGCGGCCGGCTGAACGAGACACCGTGCAGGCCCTCGATGACCTGCGGGCCCGAGGCACCCAAACCGAGCAGAAATCGCCCGTTCGACAGATTGGACAGCGTGATCGCGGTCTGGGCGACCATGACCGGCGACCGGGTGCCGACCTGAAAAACGCCGGAACCCAGTAGCATCCGCCCAGTCCTCGCCGCCAGGTAGCCCAGCGCCGACGGCGCGTCCGCGCCCCACGCCTCGGCCACCCAGCAGACGTCGAGGCCCAGCTTCTCCGCCTCGACGACCAACGCCACGACCCCGGCGACCTCGGCGCCGGCACCGGACAGCTCGACCGTCGTGGCGGTCCGCATCAATGGACCCCGTGTTCGGCCAGCCGTTTGATCGCCACCAGGGTTTTTTCGATCGCGCCCTCGAACTCGCGCAGCCGCACGAAGACGATTTTCTGTTCCTTGTCGGGCATCGACTCAAGGGCCACCGACAGCCCCGAGCGGCCCGGCCCCATCTGCATCCAGTA is part of the Mycobacterium mantenii genome and encodes:
- a CDS encoding nuclear transport factor 2 family protein, with product MSTPKFSRSELAAAFEEFEATVDAAARSQDWDAWVQHYTPDVLYIEHAAGTMHGRDEVRAWISRTMSSFPGSHMVAFPSLWSVIDEPTGRIIMELDNPMRDPGDGSVITATNISIITYAGEGLWCRQEDIYNPLRFLRAGMKWCRKAQALGTFDDEAARWMRENGGQQ
- the msrA gene encoding peptide-methionine (S)-S-oxide reductase MsrA, which translates into the protein MTNQKAILAGGCFWGMQELIRKQPGVVSTRVGYTGGEVPNATYRNHGTHAEAIEIVYDPTLTDYRTMLEFFFQIHDPTTKDRQGNDRGPSYRSAIFYLDDEQKRIALDTIADVEASGLWPGKVVTEVSPAGDFWEAEPEHQDYLQHYPNGYTCHYIRPGWKLPRRATADQ
- the mdlC gene encoding benzoylformate decarboxylase — translated: MSSSPTVWDVTYDLLRSLGLTTVFGNPGSTEQTFLKNFPDDFSYVLGLQEASVLAMADGFAQSTGKPALVNLHTAAGTGNAMGSLIAAYKSNTPLIVTAGQQTREMVLCEPYLTNTSETQLPLPWVKWAYQPARAEDVPAAFMRAYTLAVQPPSGPVYLSIPLDDWEKPALGPAVIRTASQRCAPEAARLRTFAERINRARRPLLVFGPEVDRAGAWDAAVVFAEKVNAPVHASALPDRLSFPEDHPLYQGMLPMTIAEVTEVLRGHDLVVVIGAQVFRYYPYVAGDYLPDGTDLLHITADPWLTGAAPVGDSLLSDTRLALQELTPLIETGSGRPTPSPLDRTPGTVEPAGAPLTPAQVYSALNTVKPPGAALVNESTSTLAEQARWLPTVRSNSFFATGSGGIGWGVPGAVGVALGDRASGRKRAVVATIGDGSFQYSIQAIWTAAQHKLPIVFVVMRNGEYAVLKSFALLEKTPGVPGLDLPGLDIESLATGFGCHAVTVGDTEQLVKEFDVALSADGPTVIVVPTKPQVAHLG
- a CDS encoding PucR family transcriptional regulator — translated: MTASRPDRGPITVFDRDVMAITAVAAPEVMDRVAANVLGALDELPAHEREALLDTLEAWFDHGGSAERAAQALYVHPNTVRQRLRKIEQRTGRPVTEPRAAAELCVALETTRRTGTPRGEG
- a CDS encoding cytochrome P450: MSQQVTAPPAAVKLPPAARIPKVFQGLGFAVSRRTMMRRLSRRYGSVFTLRLPMWGRVIAVSDPELAKQIFTTSPDELGNIQPNLSRLFGYGSVFGLEGDEHRRRRRLLAPPFHGKSMKNYESIIEEETLREIAGWPQGESFATLPPMMRITLNAILRAVFGADGAELDELRRLIPPWVTLGSRLASLPKPKRNYGRFSPWSRLDKWRRQYDKVIDTLIAAERADPNFAERTDVLALLLRSTYDDGSAMSRKDIGDELLALLAAGHETTASTLGWAFERISRHPDLLRALVEEADSGGSELRQATILEVQRARTVIDFAGRHVYPETFQLGEWLIPRGYSIIVGIAQLHDNPELFPDPKRFDPQRFIGTKPSALSWVPFGGGTRRCVGAAFANMEMDVVLRTVLRHCTIETTDAPDEHWHCRGVAFTPKDGGRIVMHRR
- a CDS encoding TetR/AcrR family transcriptional regulator produces the protein MTATAADAVADDAPAEPDPFRQRLLDGLATSISERGYRASTVADVVRYARTSKRTFYDHFAGKEECFLELLAVDIEKLGAKITASVDPEADWHVQIRQAVEAYVGYIEARPAITLSWIRELPSLGAAARPVQRRGLQLLSSLLIDLSASPGFRRAKLPPLTPPLSVILLGGLRELTALAVEDGKPVREIVEPAVDASLALLGPRH
- a CDS encoding TOBE domain-containing protein, yielding MRLSTRNQLRGTITEVELGTVMAVVKVTLDGGDQVVTSSVTKDAAADLGLKVGQPATVFIKSTEVTIGVD
- a CDS encoding alpha/beta fold hydrolase, whose protein sequence is MVTMPELDGVEHRYIELGDGVTIHVADAGPASGPAVMLVHGFPQNWWEWHELIGPLATDGYRVLCPDLRGSGWSSAPRSSYTKDEMADDLAGVLERLGVATVKLVAHDWGGPVAFIMMLRHPEKVTGFFGVNTVAPWVKPSLATLRNIWRFWYQIPISLPIIGPRVISDPNSRFVRMLGSWVGGGYTLPEDDTRMYLECMQQPGHAEAGSRWYRSFQTKEMRRWMRGEYDGARVDVPVRWLTGTKDPVITPDLTDGYADHINDFEVELVDGVGHWIVDQRPDLVLDRLRAFLKL
- a CDS encoding sulfotransferase family protein produces the protein MTVRLDDLARPRFSAEGQQILDMMATMAPQCPLDADALHAQACADTDLHDFGPEDYRERLDVYLTALREIDGLHDAGVVNFYGQLLQLLKNRLLLTDLLRSHPEINDIELRSPVVIAGLPRTGTTHLHNLLAAPPTFRTMPYWESAEPFPMPNEVGVEPDPRRARMDVAVGVINMVMPHFALMHEMTTDHVHEEIQLLANDVSTMLLETLADVPRWRDYYQAHDQTPHYQYLATQLKAMQFLRGGRRWLLKSPQHLEQVVVLDRVFPDSIVVFTHRDPVPVALSMIAMITYSARMHRSPVPVEQIANSWIDRLDQMLTALVRDRDAIGPERSIDVRFDDFMADELGVAERVYALAGEPFTDEARRSIGDYLSGHRRGRLGNVESSAAMFGLDEDSLRERFAPYVERFLA
- a CDS encoding TetR/AcrR family transcriptional regulator translates to MVVDFGRPRDPRIDGAVLRATVELLAETGYSALLVSAIAQRAGTSKPAIYRRWPSKAHLVHEAVFPIGAATEIPDTGSLPEDLHEMVRRAMAFLTTPAARAALPGLVGEMAADPTLHSALLERFAGIIGGGLGELLERASARGEVRADVSATELTEAIAGITLIGLLTRPGELDEAWVDRTTGLLLKGISA
- a CDS encoding DUF1214 domain-containing protein — translated: MTHQSTDAWQELLKTLGELDHSFLEGDRAVTDDRHVADGYRMLATTLGVAFDTYLFPEPGRPQFVAVNTPFRRDRRWGGDNTDAYYFICPVDEKRRYRISGNKGDSVYFSVTAYNEPSPGAWSDRVVSIVRDTDLDIDADGNFTFDFPATPDAMVLMTRDYQANPLTGRPVTWRIEAIDEPDPIRHGDAETAARLRAAATWLRTMFAIVPLAVAERVREKNGAAHTLGHETAHAANAFAEPYQVPDANFGWSARDACYSYGSFVLDEDEALVITHRPPSCRFWNLVVWNQFMATFGAGDAQCSLNGHSAVANSDGSVTVVLSPVETAHPNSLTTLGYPRGNLAFRWFLADGVPQRPDVKLVKAADAPTAVT
- a CDS encoding LLM class flavin-dependent oxidoreductase; its protein translation is MRTATTVELSGAGAEVAGVVALVVEAEKLGLDVCWVAEAWGADAPSALGYLAARTGRMLLGSGVFQVGTRSPVMVAQTAITLSNLSNGRFLLGLGASGPQVIEGLHGVSFSRPLARISETVDIVRHVFTGGKISYAGSEFEIPRPGGAAVPMRLSTRAEHAIPVYLAALSPAMLRLTGRVADGWLGTSFVPEGAGDAYFAHLDDGLAAANRTRGDMDICQGAEVAFAADEDELRGMVAGRKKELAFSLGGMGSSSTNFYNRAYSRQGWADVAAEVSERWQRGDRDGAAALVTDDMVLATTLIGTVEMVSARLAVWRDAGVNTVRLYPAGDTLDAKLETLGRAIELVRET